The stretch of DNA GCGCTACGACGACAAGCTGGGCTACCCGGGCGAGTTCCCCTACACGCGCGGGCCCTATCCGTCGATGTACCGCGGCCGGCTCTGGACCATGCGCATGTTCGCGGGCTTCGGCCGTCCGGAGGACACCAACGCCCGCTTCAAGTACCTCCTGCAGGAAGGGCAGACCGGACTCTCCACCGCCTTCGACATGCCGGCCCTGATGGGCTACGACGCCGATCACCCGCGGGCCCGCGGCGAGGTCGGTCGCGAGGGGGTGTCGATCTCCACCCTCGCCGACTTCGAGGTCCTGTTCCGCGATATCCCGCTCGATCGGGTCACGACGTCGATGACCATCAACTGCACCGCGTCGGTCGCGCTCGCCATGTACCTGGCGCTGGCCGACACGCAGGGGGTGAGCTGGGACAAGCTGGGCGGGACCATGCAGAACGACATGCTCAAGGAGTTCATCGCCCAGAAGGAGTGGATCTCGCCGCCTCGGTCCGCGGTGCGGGTGGTGGTGGACACCATCGAGTTCTGCGCGCGGCACGTGCCTCGCTTCAACCCGGTCTCGATCTCGGGCTACCACATCCGGGAGGCCGGCTCGACCGCGGTGCAGGAGCTGGCCTTCACCCTCGCCGACGGCTTCGGCTACGTGCAGGCCGGCGTCGATCGGGGCCTCGACGTCGACGACTTCGCGCCGCGCCTGTCGTTCTTCTTCGACATCCACAACGACTTCTTCGAGGAGATCGCCAAGCTGCGGGCGGCCCGGCGCATCTGGGCCACCGTGATGCGCGATCGCTTCCACGCGAAGAAGCCGGAGTCGATGCGCCTGCGCACCCACACCCAGACCGCGGGCGTCTCGGCCACCGCCCAGCAGCCACTCAACAACGTCGCCCGGGTGGCCCTGCAGGCGCTGGCCGCGGTGCTCGGCGGGGCCCAGTCGCTCCACACCAACTCCTACGACGAGGTGCTGGCCCTGCCCACCGAGGAGGCGGTGACGGTGGCGCTGCGGACCCAGCAGATCATCGCCGAAGAGACCGGGGTGGCCCTGACCGCGGACCCGCTCGGCGGCTCCTACTTCCTGGAGCGCCTGACCGACCAGATGGAAGCGCAGGCGATGGACTACATTCGCAAGATCGACGAGCTGGGCGGCATCGTGCGGGCCATCGACCTGGGGTATCCCCAGCAGGAGATCGCGGACGCGGCCTACCGCTATCAGCTCATGGACGATCGCGGCCAGAAGACGGTGGTGGGCGTGAACAAGTACGTGATGGCCGACGAGAAGCCGGTGGAATATCTCCGCATCGACCCCGCGATCGAGCGGGAGCAGATCGAGCGGGTGGTGCGGGTGAAGGCCTCGCGCGACGCGGGCCGGGTCGAGAAGCGGATCCGCCAGCTCACCGAGGCCTGCCGCGACGACCAGAACGTCATGCCGGTGCTGGTGGACGCCGTGAAGGACTACGTCTCGCTGGGCGAGATCGCCGACGTGTATCGCAAGGTGTTCGGACTTTATCGAGAGCCGATCATCTTCTGAGGGGAGCCAACCATGACCGAGCCGATCCGGATCAACCGCAGCAGCACCCGCAAGCCCAAGCCGAAGGACGCCGACCTGGGGTTCGGGCAGATCTTCACCGATCACATGTTCGTGGCCGATTTCCAGGAGGAGAAGGGCTGGTACGACCCGCGCATCGAGCCCTACGGGCCGCTGTCGCTGGATCCGGCCACCGCCGTCCTGCACTACGCGCAGGCGGTCTTCGATGGGCTGAAGGCCTTCCGCGGCGTCGACGGGAAGATCCGGCTCTTCCGGCCCCAGAAGCACGTCGACCGGATGAACACCTCGGCCCGGCGCCTGTGCATTCCGCCGCTCGACGCCGACCTCGCGCTCCAGTCGCTGGTGAAGGTGGTCGACATCGATCGGGACTGGGTGCCGAGCACGGTGGGCACCTCCCTCTACATCCGGCCCACCATCATCGCGAGCGAGCCGTTCCTCGGGGTGCGGCCGGCCAAGTCCTACATCTACTTCGTCATCCTCTCTCCGGTCGGCGCGTACTACCCCGAAGGCATGGCCCCCGTGAAGATCCTGGTGGTCGACAAGTACGTGCGGGCGGTGGACGGTGGCGTGGGCGGGGCCAAGACCTCCGGCAACTACGCGGCCAGCCTCTTCGCGAGCGACGAGGCCAAGCACGAGGGCTTCACCCAGGTCCTGTGGCTCGACGGGGTACACCGGAAGTACCTCGACGAGGTCGGCACGATGAACATCATGGTGAAGATCGGCGACGAGATCATCACGCCGCCGCTGACTGGCACCATCTTGCCCGGCGTGACGCGCGACTCGACCCTGGCGCTCTTGCGCAAGTGGGGATTGCCGGTCAGCGAGCGCCAGGTGTCGATCGACGAGGTGGTGGAGGCCCACGGGCGGGGCACGCTGGCGGAGGTGTGGGGCACCGGCACCGCCGCGGTCATCTCGCCGGTGGGCGAGCTGGCCTACAAGGGCAAGCGGATGGTGATCAACCGCGGCGAGATCGGTCCGCTCACCCAGCGCCTCTACGACGCGATCGTGGCGATCCAGTACGGCAAGGCGCCGGACCCGGACGGCTGGACGCTGACGATCTGAGTGAAGGAACTGATCGCCAAGGCGGCTCGCGAGACCGCCCCACCGGAGGCCCGGAGATGACCGACTGCGTGTTCTGCAAGCTGCGGGACGGACAGATCCCATCCATGAAGATCTTCGAGGACGACGTGACGATCGCCTTCATGGACATCAACCCGATCAACTCGGGCCACTGCCTCGTCATCACCAAGGCCCACGCGGCCAATCTCTACGAGGCCGACGTGACCGATCTGCAGGCCGCGATGGCGACCGCCCAGCGGGTCGCGGTGGCCATCCGCGACGGGCTGAAGCCGGACGGGCTGAACATGCTGCAGGCGAACGGGCCGGCCGCGTTCCAGTCGGTGCTGCACTTCCACCTGCACCTGATCCCCCGCTGGAACAACGACGGCAAGGGCTTCGACTGGAAGCTGGTGCCGGGCAACCGCGAGCAGATCATGAAGGTGGGGGAGCGCCTCCGCGCGCTTCTGAACTGAGAGGAGCCGACTCATGGCCCAGCGAAGGATTCGCGTGCTGGTGGCCAAGCCCGGGCTGGACGGGCACGACCGGGGCGCGAAGATCGTGGCGCGCGCGCTGCGGGACGCCGGCTTCGAGGTGATCTACACCGGGCTGCACCAGACGCCGGAGCAGATCGTGGCGACCGCGGTGCAGGAGGACGTGGACGCGATCGGGCTGTCGGTGCTCTCGGGAGCGCACAACTATCTCTTCAAGCGCGTGCTGGACCTGCTGAAGGAGCAGGGCGCCGACGACATCGCCCTCTTCGGCGGCGGCATCATCCCACAGGACGACATCCAGGCCCTGAAGGCCATCGGGGTGAAGGAGCTGTTCACGCCCGGCACCTCCACCCAGGACATCATCCGCTTCGTCCGCGACAACATCCGTGCCGTGGCATAACGACGTCATCGCGTACCCGATCGCGATCGTGGCGGCCACGCGCGCCCGATGAACTTCGAGCTCACCGCCGAGCAGCAGGAGGTGCGCGCGCTCGCGCGGGACTTCGCGGAGCGCGAGGTGGCTCCGGTCATCCGTCACTTCGACGAGGCGCACGAGTTCCCGCACGAGATCCTCGCCAAGCTCGCCGGCACCGGCCTGCTCGGCGCCCTGGTGCCGGAGGAGTACGGCGGGGCCGCGCTGGACTACGTCTCCTACGCCCTCGCGGTCGAGGAGCTGAACCGGGTCGACGCCTCGGTGGGCATCACGATGTGGGCCCACAACTCCCTGTGCACGAATCACATCGCGCTGTTCGGCTCCCGCGAGCAGAAGGCCGCCTGCCTGCCGCGGCTCGCCCGGGGCGAGTCGCTCGGGGCGTGGGGCCTGACCGAGCCCGGATCGGGATCCGACGCGGCGGCCATGCGCACCCGCGCGGTGGCCGACGGCGACCACTTCGTGATCGACGGCTCCAAGGCCTTCATCACCAACGCGGGGGTGGCCGACATCGCGGTGGTCATGGCGGTGACCGATCCCGCGCTCGGCCACCGGGGCATCTCCGCCTTCATCCTCGAGCGCGGGATGACCGGCTTCTCGGCCGGCAAGCCCTACCGCAAGCTCGGGCTGCACGCCTCGAACACCGCCGAGCTGCACCTCGATCACGTGCGCGTTCCCGTCTCGGCTCTCCTGGGCGAGAGCGGCATGGGCTTCGTGAACACCATGCAGGTGCTCGAGGGCGGCCGCATCGCGATGGCCGCGATGGCGGTGGGCCTGGCCCAGGGCGCCCTCGACGAGGCGCTCAAGTACATGAAGCAGCGCTCCGCGTTCGGCAAGACCCTGGCCGAGTTCAACGGGCTGCAGGGGATGATCGCCGACATGGGCACCGAGGTCGAGGCGGCGCGACTGCTCACCCTGCGCGCCGCCGCCCTCAAGGACGGCGGCCGGCCCGCGAAGGTGGCCGCGTCCATGGCCAAGGTCTTCGCCTCCGAGGTGGCAATGAAGGCGGCGACCCGCGCGCTGCAGATCCACGGCGGAGCCGGCTACATCACCGAGTTTCCCATCGAGCGCATCTTTCGCGACGCCAAGCTCACCGAGATCGGTGAGGGCACCTCGGAGATCCAGCGCATGGTCATCGCCCGGGAGATCCTGGGCGACCGCGGAGCGTGACCGGGATGGCCGAGCCGAGCGTGCTCTACCAGACACGGGAGGGCGTCGCCACCATCACCCTCAACCGCCCGCGCGTGCTCAACGCGCTCGACCTCACGCTGTCCGCCCAGCTGGCCGACGCCGCGGACGCCGCAGCTCGCGATCGCGACGTGTGGGTGGTGGTCGTGCGGGGCGCCGGGCGGGCGTTCTGCTCGGGCATGGATCGCACCCTGCTGTCGGCCGGCGGGATCGACGAGGCGTTCTACCGGAACTGGATCCGGGCCCTGAACCGGCTCGAGGACATGGACCCGCTCGTGGTGGCGGTGCTCCACGGCTACTCGATCGGCGGCGGCCTGCAGCTGGCCTCGGCCTGCGATGTGCGGGTGGCCACCACCGACGCGGTGCTCGGGCTCGGAGCCACCCGCCATGGGCTCATCCCGGACGGCTCCATCTTGCGGCTGGCCCGCATCGTGGGCCTCGGCCGGGCCAAGGAGCTGACCCTGCTCAACGACAACGTCACGCCCCAGGCCGCGCTGGCCATGGGGTTGGTCAACTGGGTGATCGAGCCGTCCGAGGTCGACGACACGATCGGCCGCATCGTGCAGACCGCCTGTCATTCCTCGCGCACCGCCAACGGGCACGCCAAGCGGCTGCTGAACGCTTCCTTCCATCGCGACCCGCGCGAGATGATCGAGGAGATCGTGCGGACCCAGAACGAGTGCATGGCCTCGTGGGAGATGGACATCGCGAACCGGGCGTGGGACGAGCGGCGCGAAGCGCGCTTCTATCCGCGGCCGGGCTCGACCCCGGGCGCCGCGAGGCCGCCGAGCGGGCCCGGGCCCCGATGACCGACGACGTCATCCTGGAGACGCGCGGGCTCACCGAGGAGCTTCGGGTCTTCTGATCCGCCGGCCTCTCCAGTCGAGAGAGATCAAGCCGCGGCAGCGCTGCACGAACTCCCCGAGGACGCTGCGGTACTTGTCCTCGATCCCGCGCTTCTGCGCCTCCCACTGCGCCTCGAAGCGGCGCCGCTCGGCTTCGCGGCAGGGCTCGCCCGGTGCGCCCGCCGGGCACCGGCCGAAGGCGTCCCACATGGCCGCGCGGTGGATGTCCTCGGCGCCTTCGATCTCGGCCAGACGGAGGCGCCCGATCCAGGAGCGCGCCTCCGACGGGTGAGCGCAGTCGAGCGCGGGCTGGCCTCTGGTCGGACCGGCGGCCGCCAGCCCGGCGAGGAGGAGCACCGCGACCGCGGAGCCGTAAACCCTTGTCCTCGTGGGCAAAGTCCTTGACACGCTGTATCGGCTGGGCTAGACTCTCGCCACTCTATCAGCCCCGACACGGGGATTCCCAAGGATGTTCCGACGGAACGTATGAAGACTCTCCCCTACGGCATCGGTAAGTTTCGCCTCGCGCGGCCGAGCGCGGAGCGAGGCGACATCCCGTCGACTTGATGCTCGAGCCGACCGCGGATACCTTCCCCAAGCTGGCGATCCGCAACGCTCAGCGTCTTGCCGGGAAGGTGGCGATCCGCGAGAAGGACCTCGGCATCTGGCAGTCCTACACCTGGAGCGAGTATCTCGAGCAGGCTCGGCTGATCGCCCTGGGCCTGGCCGCGCTCGGGTTCACCCGCGGCGACAAGACCGCGGTGGTGGGCGACAACCGCCCCCAGCTGTACTGGGCCATGCTCGCCACCCAGGCGCTCGGCGGGATCCCGGTGCCGCTCTACCAGGATTCGATCGAGCGGGAGATGCAGTACATCGTCGAGCACGCGGAGGCCCGCTTCGCGGTGGTCGAGGACCAGGAGCAGGTGGACAAGCTGCTCCACGTGCGCGAGCACTGCCCCGTCCTCGAGTGGATCATCTACGACGATCCGCGCGGCCTCCGGCACTACAAGGACGCGCGGCTGTTGAGCCTCGAGGAGCTGCAGGAGCGCGGCCGGAAGTTCATGCAGGACAACCCCGACTACTTCGACCAGGAGGTCGCCCGCGGGCGCGCCGAGGACACCGCGGTGATCGCCTACACCTCGGGGACCACCGGACAGCCGAAGGGCGCGATGCTCTCGCACGGCAACCTCATCGAGACCGCGCGCCATGCGGTGGAGCGCGAGGGCCTCGGGTCGTCCGAGGAGGTCATGGCCTACCTGCCCATGGCCTGGATCGGCGACCACATGTTCTCGTTCGGGCAATCGATCGTGGCCGGCTTCACCACCAACTGCCCGGAGAGCGCGGCCACCGTGCTGGCCGACCTGAAAGAGATCGGGCCGACCTACTTCTTCGCGCCGCCGCGCATCTGGGAGAACATCCTCACCTCGGTGATGATCCGGGTGGACGACACCGCGTGGGTCAAGCGGCACATGGTCCACTTCTTCCTCGACGTGGCCCGCCGCGTGGAGCGCGGCCGGCTCGCCCATCGCCCCGCTCGCCTCCTGGACCGCCTGCTCTATCCGCTCGGCTGGCTCCTGGTCTACGGGCCGCTCCGCGACAACCTGGGCATGGGCCGCATCCGGGTGGCCTACACCGCGGGGGAGGCCATCGGCCCCGAGCTGTTCGAGTTCTACCGCTCGCTCGGCATCAACGTGAAGCAGCTCTACGGCATGACCGAGTCGAGCGCGCTGATCTGCATCCAGCGGGACGGCGACGTCAAGCTCGACACGGTGGGGCCGCCCCTGCCGGGCGTCGAGGTGCGCATCACCGACAGCGGCGAGGTGATGTACCGGAGCCCCGGCGTCTTCCAGGGCTATTACAAGAACCCCGAGGCCACCGCCGAGACGCTCGAGGACGGCTGGGTGCATTCGGGCGACGCGGGCCTCTTCGACCGCGACGGCCACGTGCGGATCATCGATCGCGCGCGCGACGTGGGGCGACTCTCCGGGGGCACCATCTTCGCGCCCAAGTATCTCGAGAACAAGCTGAAGTTCTCCCCGTACATCAAGGAGGCGGTGTGCGTGGGGGACGGGCGCGACTTCGTCAGCGCGCTCATCAATATCGATCTGACGTCGGTGGGCAACTGGGCGGAGCGACGGAACCTGGCTTACACCAGCTACGGCGATCTGGCCCAGAAGCCCGAGGTCTACGACCTGATCCGACACGAAGTGGTGCGCGTGAACCGGAGCCTCCTCGAGGACGAGGCGCTCCGGGGCGCCCAGATCCGCCGCTTCCTCCTCCTGCACAAGGAGCTGGATGCCGACGACCAGGAGATCACCCGCACCCGCAAGGTCCGGCGCGGCTTCGTGGCCCACAAGTACGCGACGCTCATCGAGGCCCTCTACGGCGGCGGCGAGCACGTCAACGTGGAAGCCCAGGTGACCTACGAGGACGGGCGCACCGCCACCGTGCGCGCGGCGGTGCGGCTCTGCGAGGCCGAGACCTTCGCGGGGACGGGAGCGCGGGGATGAGGGTCGACCCGAGCGCCGGGCTCACCCCGATGCTCGAGGTGGCTGACATCAGCGTGCGCTTCGGGGCGGTGCAGGCCCTCGAGCGCGTCGGCCTGACGATCCACCGCGGGGAGATCGTGGCCATCATCGGGCCCAACGGGGCGGGCAAGACCACCCTGCTCAACGTGATCAGCGGCTTCTATCACCCGACCGAGGGCCGCATCCTCTTCGAGGGGCGCGACCGCACGCACCTGCGGCCCTACGACGTGGCCGCCCTCGGGGTGGCGCGCACCTTCCAGAACGTGGCCCTGTTCAAGGGCATGAGCGTGCTCGACAACATCATGACCGGCCGCCTGCTGAAGATGGGCGGCAACGTGCTGCTCGACGCGCTCTACTGGGGTCCGGCCAAGAAGCAGGAGCTGGAGCACCGCGCCTTCGTGGAGCGGATCATCGACTTCCTGGAGATCGAGGCCATCCGCAAGAGTCCGGCGGGTCGGCTGCCCTACGGGCTGCAGAAGCGGGTGGAGCTGGCGCGGGCCCTCGCGGCCGAGCCCAAGCTGCTCCTGCTCGACGAGCCGATGGCCGGGATGAACGTCGAGGAGAAGGAAGACATGTGCCGCTTCATCCTCGGCGTCAACGACGAGTTCGGCACCACCATCGCGCTCATCGAGCACGACATGAGCGTGGTCATGGACATCTCGGACCGGGTCGTGGCCCTGGACTACGGGCGCAAGATCGCCGACGGCCGCCCGGACGAGGTGCGGGCGGATCAGGGCGTCATCGACGCCTACCTCGGGGTGGCCCATGCTTGACCTGCTGTACGCGGTCGTGGTCGGGCCGGTGAAGGACATGGTCGGCGCGCCCACGTTCCTGGCCGAGGTGGTGATCGGCGGGCTCGCGGCCGGGCTCATGTACTCGCTGGTGGCCCTGGGCTTCGTGCTCATCTACAAGGCCTCGGGGGTCTTCAACTTCGCCCAGGGGGTCATGGTGCTCTTCGCGGCGCTGACCCTGGTCGGGCTGATGGAGCGCGGCGTGCCCCTCGTGCCGGCGCTGGCCCTGACCATGCTGGTGATGGTCGCGCTCGCCTTCGCGATCGAGCGTGTGGTGCTGCGCCCGCTCGTGAACCAGGAGCAGATCATCCTGTTCATGGCCACCATCGGGCTCAACTTCTTCCTGGAAGGTTTCGGCGAGCTGGCGTGGGGCAGCAACGTCAAGAAGCTCGACGTGGGGATTCCCGACAGCTCCTTCATGGTCTGGGGCATCCAGATCAACCGGCTCGAGATGACCGCGGCGCTCACCGCGGCGGTGCTGGTGGCGGTGATGGCGGTGTTCTTCCAGCGCACGCGGATCGGCCGCGCGCTCCGCGCGGTGGCCGACGATCACGAGGCCGCCCTGTCCATCGGCATCCCGCTGAACACCATCTGGATCGTGGTGTGGTCGGTCGCCGGGCTGGTCGCCATCGTGGCCGGCATCATGTGGGGGGCCAAGAGCGGCGTGCAGTTCAGCCTCTCCCTCATCGCGCTCAAGGCGCTGCCGGTACTGATCCTGGGCGGGTTCACCTCGGTGCCGGGCGCGATCGTGGGCGGGCTCATCATCGGCGTCGGCGAGAAGATCGCCGAGGTCTACTGGGGACCGCTGGTGGGCGGGGCCATCGAGAACTGGTTCGCCTACGTGCTCGCGCTCGCGTTCCTGCTCGTGCGCCCGCAGGGTCTCTTCGGGGAAAAGATCATTGAGCGCGTCTAGAGCGAGCGGCCGCCCGTGATCTACCGGGAGGCGGGCCAGTTCAAGAGCACCTACGCGGCCGATCAGGCGGTGTTCCCGATCCGCCAGGATCGGATCATCGGGGGGCTCGCGCTGGTTGCCGCGGTGGTCGCGCTGCCGCTGGTGGCCGACGAGTACTGGCTGCAGGCGGTGCTGATCCCGTTCCTCATCTATTCGCTGGCCGCCCTCGGCCTCAACCTGCTCACCGGCTACGCGGGACAGGTGTCGCTCGGCACCGGCGGCTTCATGGCGGTGGGCGCCTACTCCGCGTTCAAGCTGTCGAGCGCGTTCCCCTGGCTCAGCATCATCATCGTCTTCCTGCTCGCCGGCCTGGTGACCGCCCTGGTCGGGCTCGTGTTCGGCATCCCATCGCTGCGCATCAAGGGCTTCTACCTGGCGGTGGCCACGCTCGCCGCCCAGTTCTTCCTCGTCTGGCTCTTCAACAAGGTGGCCTGGTTCACCGACTACGCCTCGTCCGGCACCATCACCGCGCCGCCGCGAACGGTGCTGGGCGTGATGGTGACCGGACCGGAGGCGACGGCGCCCGTGCGGTACCTGGCCGCGCTGGCCATGGTCGCCCTGTTCGCGGTGATCGCCAAGAACCTGGTGCGGGGGCGGGTGGGGCGCTCCTGGATGGCGATCCGCGACCGGGACATCGCGGCCGAGATCATCGGAGTGCGGCCGCTCCGCACCAAGCTGCTCGCCTTCTCGATCAGCTCGTTCTTCTGCGGCGTGGCCGGCGCCGAGTACGTCTTCCTCTACCTGGGGAGCGCGGAGACCCTCGCGTTCGACATCAACGTGTCGTTCCTGGTGCTCTTCATGGTCATCATCGGCGGCCTCGGGAGCATCCTCGGCTCCTTCCTGGGCGCCGCCTTCATCGTGATGGTGCCCATCTTCCTGACCAACATGCCCCATCTGCTGGGCGTGGCCATGCCGGTGGCCCTCCAGAAGCAGATCGAGCTGATGGTGTTCGGCGGCCTGATCGTCCTGTTCCTCATCGTCGAGCCGAACGGCCTGGCCCGGCTCTGGCAGATCGGCAAGGAGAAGCTGCGCCTGTGGCCGTTCCCGTACTAGCGTCCGTTCCCGTGCCCATCCCCATCACCCGCAGGAGGAATCACCCATGACCCTACGACGTGTCATGTTCGTGCTGCTGGCCCTGAGCATCGTCGCGCTGCCCATGGGCGGCCGCGCCTGGGCTCAGGCCAAGGAGATGTTCGTCCCCTCGCTCGTGTACCGCACCGGGCCGTACGCCCCCAGCGGTGTTCCGTTCGCCAACGGCATGTGGGACTACCTGACGATGCTCAACGAGCGCGACGGCGGCATCAACGGCGTCAAGCTCGTCGTCGAGGAGTGCGAGACCCAGTACGACACCAAGCAGGGCGTCGAGTGCTACGAGCGGCTCAAGGGCAAGAACGGCGGAGCGATGGCCTTCAATCCGCTCAGCACCGGCATCACCTACCAGCTCATCCCCAAGGCGGCGGTGGACAAGGTGGTGGTCCACTCGATGGGCTACGGCATGACCGCGGCCTCGGACGGCCGCTGGTTCCCGTGGGTGTTCACCTTCCCCACCACCTACTGGAGCCAGGCCTCCTCGGTCATCCGCTACATCGGCCAGCAGGAGGGCGGGCTCGAGAAGCTCAAGGGCAAGAAGATCGTCCACATCTACCACAACAGCCCCTACGGCAAGGAGGCCAACCCGACGCTCGAGGAGCTGGCCCGCAAGTACGGCTTCGAGCTGACGCTCCTCGCGGTGGACCATCCGGGCCAGGAGCAGAAGGCGACGTGGCTTCAGGTGCGGCGCATCAACCCGGCGTGGATCTACATGTCGGGCTGGGGGGTGATGAACCAGGTCGCGGTGAAGGAGGCGGCCTCCGTCAACTTCCCGATGGATCACTTCATCGGCAACTGGTGGTCGGCGAGCGAGGCGGACGTCATCCCGGCCGGCGACGGCGCCAAGGGCTACAAGGGCGCGACGTTACACGCGCCGGGCGCGAGCTTCAAGGTGCACGCCGACATCGTCAAGTACGTGTACGACAAGGGGAAGAACATCGGCCCCAAGGACAA from Candidatus Methylomirabilota bacterium encodes:
- a CDS encoding acyl-CoA dehydrogenase family protein; protein product: MNFELTAEQQEVRALARDFAEREVAPVIRHFDEAHEFPHEILAKLAGTGLLGALVPEEYGGAALDYVSYALAVEELNRVDASVGITMWAHNSLCTNHIALFGSREQKAACLPRLARGESLGAWGLTEPGSGSDAAAMRTRAVADGDHFVIDGSKAFITNAGVADIAVVMAVTDPALGHRGISAFILERGMTGFSAGKPYRKLGLHASNTAELHLDHVRVPVSALLGESGMGFVNTMQVLEGGRIAMAAMAVGLAQGALDEALKYMKQRSAFGKTLAEFNGLQGMIADMGTEVEAARLLTLRAAALKDGGRPAKVAASMAKVFASEVAMKAATRALQIHGGAGYITEFPIERIFRDAKLTEIGEGTSEIQRMVIAREILGDRGA
- a CDS encoding branched-chain amino acid ABC transporter permease, producing MVGAPTFLAEVVIGGLAAGLMYSLVALGFVLIYKASGVFNFAQGVMVLFAALTLVGLMERGVPLVPALALTMLVMVALAFAIERVVLRPLVNQEQIILFMATIGLNFFLEGFGELAWGSNVKKLDVGIPDSSFMVWGIQINRLEMTAALTAAVLVAVMAVFFQRTRIGRALRAVADDHEAALSIGIPLNTIWIVVWSVAGLVAIVAGIMWGAKSGVQFSLSLIALKALPVLILGGFTSVPGAIVGGLIIGVGEKIAEVYWGPLVGGAIENWFAYVLALAFLLVRPQGLFGEKIIERV
- a CDS encoding ABC transporter ATP-binding protein, which produces MRVDPSAGLTPMLEVADISVRFGAVQALERVGLTIHRGEIVAIIGPNGAGKTTLLNVISGFYHPTEGRILFEGRDRTHLRPYDVAALGVARTFQNVALFKGMSVLDNIMTGRLLKMGGNVLLDALYWGPAKKQELEHRAFVERIIDFLEIEAIRKSPAGRLPYGLQKRVELARALAAEPKLLLLDEPMAGMNVEEKEDMCRFILGVNDEFGTTIALIEHDMSVVMDISDRVVALDYGRKIADGRPDEVRADQGVIDAYLGVAHA
- a CDS encoding methylmalonyl-CoA mutase family protein, encoding MAQGRDRWEEESYGPFVRRAPEREVPFETLSGIPVQPLYTPEDLPGWRYDDKLGYPGEFPYTRGPYPSMYRGRLWTMRMFAGFGRPEDTNARFKYLLQEGQTGLSTAFDMPALMGYDADHPRARGEVGREGVSISTLADFEVLFRDIPLDRVTTSMTINCTASVALAMYLALADTQGVSWDKLGGTMQNDMLKEFIAQKEWISPPRSAVRVVVDTIEFCARHVPRFNPVSISGYHIREAGSTAVQELAFTLADGFGYVQAGVDRGLDVDDFAPRLSFFFDIHNDFFEEIAKLRAARRIWATVMRDRFHAKKPESMRLRTHTQTAGVSATAQQPLNNVARVALQALAAVLGGAQSLHTNSYDEVLALPTEEAVTVALRTQQIIAEETGVALTADPLGGSYFLERLTDQMEAQAMDYIRKIDELGGIVRAIDLGYPQQEIADAAYRYQLMDDRGQKTVVGVNKYVMADEKPVEYLRIDPAIEREQIERVVRVKASRDAGRVEKRIRQLTEACRDDQNVMPVLVDAVKDYVSLGEIADVYRKVFGLYREPIIF
- a CDS encoding AMP-binding protein, whose amino-acid sequence is MLEPTADTFPKLAIRNAQRLAGKVAIREKDLGIWQSYTWSEYLEQARLIALGLAALGFTRGDKTAVVGDNRPQLYWAMLATQALGGIPVPLYQDSIEREMQYIVEHAEARFAVVEDQEQVDKLLHVREHCPVLEWIIYDDPRGLRHYKDARLLSLEELQERGRKFMQDNPDYFDQEVARGRAEDTAVIAYTSGTTGQPKGAMLSHGNLIETARHAVEREGLGSSEEVMAYLPMAWIGDHMFSFGQSIVAGFTTNCPESAATVLADLKEIGPTYFFAPPRIWENILTSVMIRVDDTAWVKRHMVHFFLDVARRVERGRLAHRPARLLDRLLYPLGWLLVYGPLRDNLGMGRIRVAYTAGEAIGPELFEFYRSLGINVKQLYGMTESSALICIQRDGDVKLDTVGPPLPGVEVRITDSGEVMYRSPGVFQGYYKNPEATAETLEDGWVHSGDAGLFDRDGHVRIIDRARDVGRLSGGTIFAPKYLENKLKFSPYIKEAVCVGDGRDFVSALINIDLTSVGNWAERRNLAYTSYGDLAQKPEVYDLIRHEVVRVNRSLLEDEALRGAQIRRFLLLHKELDADDQEITRTRKVRRGFVAHKYATLIEALYGGGEHVNVEAQVTYEDGRTATVRAAVRLCEAETFAGTGARG
- a CDS encoding branched-chain amino acid aminotransferase, with translation MTEPIRINRSSTRKPKPKDADLGFGQIFTDHMFVADFQEEKGWYDPRIEPYGPLSLDPATAVLHYAQAVFDGLKAFRGVDGKIRLFRPQKHVDRMNTSARRLCIPPLDADLALQSLVKVVDIDRDWVPSTVGTSLYIRPTIIASEPFLGVRPAKSYIYFVILSPVGAYYPEGMAPVKILVVDKYVRAVDGGVGGAKTSGNYAASLFASDEAKHEGFTQVLWLDGVHRKYLDEVGTMNIMVKIGDEIITPPLTGTILPGVTRDSTLALLRKWGLPVSERQVSIDEVVEAHGRGTLAEVWGTGTAAVISPVGELAYKGKRMVINRGEIGPLTQRLYDAIVAIQYGKAPDPDGWTLTI
- a CDS encoding HIT family protein, encoding MTDCVFCKLRDGQIPSMKIFEDDVTIAFMDINPINSGHCLVITKAHAANLYEADVTDLQAAMATAQRVAVAIRDGLKPDGLNMLQANGPAAFQSVLHFHLHLIPRWNNDGKGFDWKLVPGNREQIMKVGERLRALLN
- a CDS encoding branched-chain amino acid ABC transporter permease, whose amino-acid sequence is MIYREAGQFKSTYAADQAVFPIRQDRIIGGLALVAAVVALPLVADEYWLQAVLIPFLIYSLAALGLNLLTGYAGQVSLGTGGFMAVGAYSAFKLSSAFPWLSIIIVFLLAGLVTALVGLVFGIPSLRIKGFYLAVATLAAQFFLVWLFNKVAWFTDYASSGTITAPPRTVLGVMVTGPEATAPVRYLAALAMVALFAVIAKNLVRGRVGRSWMAIRDRDIAAEIIGVRPLRTKLLAFSISSFFCGVAGAEYVFLYLGSAETLAFDINVSFLVLFMVIIGGLGSILGSFLGAAFIVMVPIFLTNMPHLLGVAMPVALQKQIELMVFGGLIVLFLIVEPNGLARLWQIGKEKLRLWPFPY
- a CDS encoding cobalamin B12-binding domain-containing protein, translating into MAQRRIRVLVAKPGLDGHDRGAKIVARALRDAGFEVIYTGLHQTPEQIVATAVQEDVDAIGLSVLSGAHNYLFKRVLDLLKEQGADDIALFGGGIIPQDDIQALKAIGVKELFTPGTSTQDIIRFVRDNIRAVA
- a CDS encoding enoyl-CoA hydratase/isomerase family protein, with product MAEPSVLYQTREGVATITLNRPRVLNALDLTLSAQLADAADAAARDRDVWVVVVRGAGRAFCSGMDRTLLSAGGIDEAFYRNWIRALNRLEDMDPLVVAVLHGYSIGGGLQLASACDVRVATTDAVLGLGATRHGLIPDGSILRLARIVGLGRAKELTLLNDNVTPQAALAMGLVNWVIEPSEVDDTIGRIVQTACHSSRTANGHAKRLLNASFHRDPREMIEEIVRTQNECMASWEMDIANRAWDERREARFYPRPGSTPGAARPPSGPGPR